The following nucleotide sequence is from Brachyspira suanatina.
TACCAACTTCACTTGGTACATTATGCATTACAAGCAAAGTATCTTTATTGAATACCCATAGTCTTATCCAATGAGTTAGAACTGCTCCAGCAGTAATTGATATTTCATCTATTACTTTCTGCCAATCTACTATGATTAATAAACCTCCTAGATAGCGATTATCTATTTTTGAATTTATAGGAGAAATGATAGCAGTGATCCATTTACCATTAGGGTCTTTATATATAGAATCTGCTAAAGTAGGTTTTTTAGCAGCATCGTATATTCTCCATAAATCTGGATATAGATCATTTACTTTTTTACCTACATCAGTATTATTTCCTTCTGAATTATTTAATATAGTCCCATTTGGTTCTATTAAAGATATACTTTTAGCATAAGGATTTTTCCCTGCAACTAATTTCATTGAATTTATAAGTTCAGCTTCATCATCAGGATTTCTATACTCCATATAATTTATTACAGAAGAAAAAGAAGCATAAGTATCTGATAAAATTAGCTGGTTTTCAATTAGAGAATCGAAAAATGTAGAATATCCTTTTATTGTAGTTCCAAATCCATCATAAGAAGATTTATCTATAGCTTTTTTTGACATATATACTAATGTGGATATGGAAATAATTAAAAGCAATGCGATAAAAACATTAACTACAATAGGTATTTGAACATTTAAACTATTAAATCTCTTTTTCATAATACAGACCCCAATAAAGTTATATAAATAAAAATTTAAAATACTAGCTATCTAGAATATAAAAAATTGTAAAGATATATCGATTATAGTTGATATATTCTTTATGAATAACAATTTTCATTATATTGATGAAATCTAGTAACTCTTAACACCACTATATAGTATAATAGTTAAAATACTATATGTCAAATGTTTTATTATTCATACATTTTTTTGTAAAACTTGTGTAACTATGTATATATTTTTTTAATAAAAATATATACATAGTACATTAAAATAATGATAATTAATTTGACTTTTATCTTATTTATAGTACAATATATAAGCATTGATAGTATATTAATTTTATGAATTTAATATACTCTTAATGTTTATTCCCAAAATCTCATTTTAATTAAATAAAGGAGAAAAAAATCGTGAAACTCCCAAAAGTCAATGATTTAGGCTTTTTCGAGATTCGTCTCGAAAGTATAGGCGGAATGGGTGCTAATAGTGCTGGTAAAATGCTTGCAGAAGTAGGTGTTTTGACTCAAGGTTTCTATGGCGCTGCATTCTCAAGTTATGGTTCAGAAAAGAAAGGTTCTCCAGTTAAATCTTTCGTAAGATTTTCTGATACAGAAGTTAGAGTAAACTCTACAGTAGAAGAGCCTCATGTTGTGGCTGTATTCCATATGAATCTTCTTAAAAACCCTATGACATTAGCTGGTGTTAAAGAAGATGCTATCGTTATTTTTAACACTAATAAAACACCTGATGAAGCAAGAGATTTTGCTAAATTACATGGTGGTAAAGTAGTTTGTGTTGATGCTATTAAAATCGCTAATGATTTAAAACTTCCTTCACAAGCAGCTAACACTATCATTATGGGTGCTATGGTTAATCAGCTTGACTTTATAGATTCTGCTAAATTTGAAGAGCAAATCAGAAAGCAATTCTCAGGTAAGAAACCTGAATTAGTAGAACCTAACGTT
It contains:
- a CDS encoding 2-oxoacid:acceptor oxidoreductase family protein — protein: MKLPKVNDLGFFEIRLESIGGMGANSAGKMLAEVGVLTQGFYGAAFSSYGSEKKGSPVKSFVRFSDTEVRVNSTVEEPHVVAVFHMNLLKNPMTLAGVKEDAIVIFNTNKTPDEARDFAKLHGGKVVCVDAIKIANDLKLPSQAANTIIMGAMVNQLDFIDSAKFEEQIRKQFSGKKPELVEPNVEAFRRGGSDSVVKDFPADGKYPYIPYKKPEPVYGKNNQLTGGYINAAGNSTLKDLQVTRTGNIPVFNPKNCIDCANCEVVCPDLCIVWERGVDRKDASKTNVMNMMGIDYQYCKGCLKCVRACPKGPYAPKQLPKEEQALRIEVEAECNVDELTYRRYKK